A genomic region of Streptomyces rimosus contains the following coding sequences:
- a CDS encoding alpha/beta hydrolase — translation MTSGPEADFARSCVPSITSSGRRTSLLTEDGVRIEALYTPPRAPAGAPSDVLAVVLAHGFTGALERPALRRAAGVFAQDAAVITFSFRGHGRSGGRSTVGDREVLDLAAAVGWARALGHRRVATVGFSMGGSVVLRHAALFGGARGGRTDARTDMVVSVSAPARWFYRGTAPMRRLHWVVTRPTGRLVSRLGLKTRIHPEDWDPVPLSPVAAVPRISPTPLLIVHGDQDPYFPLDHPRMLAAAADPDTAELWLERGFGHAENAAPEALLGRIAAWTAERAAERAAEPDGD, via the coding sequence ATGACTTCCGGACCCGAGGCGGATTTTGCGCGATCTTGTGTTCCGTCGATCACTTCGAGTGGCCGGCGCACGTCGCTGTTGACGGAGGACGGGGTCCGCATCGAGGCCCTGTACACGCCTCCGCGCGCCCCCGCGGGCGCCCCCTCGGACGTCCTCGCCGTGGTTCTCGCGCACGGCTTCACCGGGGCGCTGGAGCGGCCCGCGCTGCGCCGCGCGGCCGGGGTCTTCGCCCAGGATGCGGCCGTGATCACATTTTCCTTCCGGGGGCACGGGCGGTCCGGCGGGCGGTCCACGGTCGGCGACCGCGAGGTGCTGGACCTGGCCGCGGCGGTGGGCTGGGCGCGGGCCCTGGGCCACCGGCGCGTCGCGACCGTGGGTTTCTCCATGGGCGGCTCGGTCGTCCTGCGGCACGCCGCGCTGTTCGGAGGGGCGCGCGGGGGGCGCACGGATGCGCGGACCGACATGGTGGTGTCGGTGAGTGCTCCCGCGCGGTGGTTCTACCGGGGTACGGCGCCGATGCGCAGGCTGCACTGGGTGGTGACGCGGCCCACGGGCCGCCTGGTGTCACGCCTGGGGCTGAAGACGCGCATCCATCCGGAGGACTGGGACCCCGTACCGCTCTCCCCCGTCGCCGCCGTCCCGCGCATCTCCCCCACCCCGCTGCTGATCGTGCACGGCGATCAGGACCCGTACTTCCCGTTGGACCATCCGAGGATGCTGGCCGCTGCCGCCGACCCGGACACCGCCGAGCTGTGGCTGGAGCGCGGCTTCGGCCACGCGGAGAACGCGGCGCCCGAGGCGCTGCTCGGCCGTATCGCGGCGTGGACGGCGGAGCGGGCAGCGGAGCGAGCGGCGGAACCGGACGGAGACTGA